The genomic segment atggatggatggatggattgatagttagatggatggatggatggatggattgatagttagttggatggatgaatggatggattgatagttagttggatggatgaatggatggattgatagttagatggattaatggatggatggatggatggattgatagttagatggatggatggctggtagatgatagatggatggattgatagttcgatggatggatggatgatggatggatggttggtcgatggatggatagatggatagtttgttagttagttagttaattagATTGATGGTTGGTAGATGgacggatagatggatggatggataggtatATAGtcagatgatggatggataggtatATAGtcagatgatggatggatagatggcaGATAGATGACAGcagatttttttagatttgagATGTTGAAGAGGAAGAGATGATAAAAAGTTTTTCGTGAGTGTTTTCTGGACATATCTCAGCTTAACATTGagggaaagaaaacatttacctgtattttgtttttgtaatttgtttattAAAAGACAACCTTCCCATATGGATTATGTGGTCTGGAGATTGGCATTTATTTGCATTCTTCTGCCCATGAGCAGTAGACATGTAGCAGCTGTGATTTGATTTCCATGCAGCAATTAAATCccttgtctttgttgttttccaATTTAATTCTCAGGTGGAAAAAGTGCAATCCTGACTGCTTTGATGGTCGGCCTCGGTGGAAAAGCCACTGTCACAAACAGAGGAGCGTCTCTGAAGGATTTTGTGAAGACCAGTGAAAGGTAAGTCAGAGTATATAATGTTATACCTCAGTATCCTTATTATGCTCTGTATTTTCCTTTAGTGGTGATGGTAGAATACCATTACAGTGTAGTCTGCTCTCCAGTTCTGCAGCTATAACAATAAGGTTAAAAAACAGAGGACCAGATGCTTATAAAAGAGACGCCTACGGTGACTCCATCTTTATCGAGCATCGGATCTTCACTGATGGGAGTCGAACCTGCAAACTGAAGAGCAAATCAGGTGATTTACAGATGATGTCCTTGTCTTATTAAACCTTCCATAAATGTCACGTGACCAAGCACTTCAGTCAGACCTTCATCCCTCCATGCTGTATACATTCTTGCTCAGGAATTTTCCTCTATAAATTCCCATGTGTGCATTTTATATGCATGGCACTGTTTCGCTGGTTAGTACCATCCGTCCAAGTGTGAATGTAAATGTGAGACATATTTACATTCACGCCTGACTGACTGATGCTTTTCACTAGTTGTAAATGTCACTGAGTTATTTTGTCAGTAAAATGAACTTGGACTGCAAGTGTGCCAGTTAGAAGCTTTAATCCCGTGTTTAACGTGTAGGACTGCAACTAACCAAGATTATAttcttgatgtttttttctataaaatgtcagaaaaaatagGTGATGTATTTAAATTGCTTGTTGTATGTGATGAACAAACTGAGATTTAGTTTACTGGtgtaaaatgactaagaaagacaTGAAACCCTCACATTTAAGAAGTGGGAAACCAGAGAACATTTATGGCATTTTAATTGAAATATTACTAAATTGATTAAATGCACAATGTGTGATTTTCTAGTGCAAGGGGCTTCTTAATCAAAGCAATAACAAAAGAATGAGTTTATTGGCATCATGAAGCAGTTTGAGATCATGGGAGTTATCCACAGttatctcctcctctccaaaacaaactgaccaGGTGATTAAAACCAAGGGGCTGCAAGCAGAGCTGCtgctaacatttgctcagcttgtttctctgataacttaaaaTCCATATGTCTGAGGACTAAAATCCTTCAACcggttaaaatgtttaattaaaaacaaccaTAATCTAAATGGTGTATTgcaaaaatgtggcttaaaactggatgaAAAGTAAATTTATGACAAACAACCACAACACTGATGCATGCAAAAAAGAGATATGACAGGCGACCAAATTTACACATGCCCTGTTCCCTTAAATTAACAGGTTTTCTTGgtttgaaaataatatttgggattatgtaaatataataagacattttaatgtgaaaaaatgttataccttttttaaatgctaaaaatggttGTTCTTTCaatcgattaattgataaaTTGTTGCTGCTATACAGTTGTAATCAATGAGTGTCTCTCGTGACAACAAGTTTAAACTATTTaattgtcttgtattttaggACAACTTATCTCAAACAAGAAGGAGGAGCTGGCCACCATTTTGGACCACTTTAACATCCAGGTAACAACACTGCTTATCATTTCAAAGCATATTTTTTCACTTCCTTTTTTAACCGGAAAGTTCTACCTTATattgaacatttattttctctaactttgtttttattgtgaccATTATGCACCAAAATACCAAAGCAAGGTCCTTGTAAGAATTCCAGTTTGTTCCCGAGTTGTTTTTACATataaacaagtttttaaaataaaaatagtatggggaaattaaactaaaaatgaaAGGAAGTATTGCAGTAAATATGGAAGAGAATAAAATCCCAATAACAATATAAcaaatatgtacagtatgtgcagATTAAAATGAAAGAGTTTCTCTGATCTctgatttttaaatgtaataactgcaaaaaataattttacttgaAAGCCTCAGCAGAAcatttgttttatgtattccaGCTGGATAACCCGGTGTCCATTCTCAGCCAAGAGATGAGTAAACAGTTCCTGCATTCTAAAAGTGAATCGGACAAGTATAAGGTACAACACGTGTGCCATGTCGTTTATGAGTTTCATTCTAAATATTAGTATGTATTGAGAGTggctaatataatatttatatttcctCATGTTTAAATTAATCTTTCTGGCCTCTTTTCTGCTTTTGTAGTTCTTCATGAAAGCAACTCTGCTGGAACAGATGAAGAGAGATTACATCCACATCAAACACACTAAAACAGTCACACGACAGCAGGTTGAGAGACAAGAGGAGGTACTGTATTTATGATTTATCACATCATGTTTTTCACTGATTTACTGATATATATTCTTGATGTACATGGCAGTGGCTGAGCCGGTGGCTATGCTAACTGTGCTAATGCCCCTGCAAACAGTTCTCAAAACGGAAACAGTGGGGACAGAGTAAACTGAGGAGGAACTGGTGGGTGGCCGTTATGTTTTTGCAACAATGACATGGCTCTGGAAGGCATTATCAGCAATAACCCCCATAAAAGAGCAGTACAGCATGGTGGCAAGTGGGACACATACAAGGACTCATATGCACCAACATGCAGGTGCAGCCAGACGGCTACAACGACTATTAGTTGCCATTTGTCgtcaacaaagaacagagaagctgtgattaaaacacacaattttttaCTGccatattaatgttctgaatgtcctGAACAGCCCCTTTAAGACATTTGAATGAGatttggaaaacattttttaatattaaccTGACGTACGGCATTTATCTTTAGTCAAACACTGTGGATGCTTGTAGGGAAACGTAGGTTTCACAACCTCGATAAAATGTATCCATGTTTCTGTGTCTAAGTGATGAATGCCGGTGACATAACTGAAACTGGTCCAGTGTTTAGAAAGAGCACTGCAGCCTGCAGCCGTAAAACAGGCTGCAATGTAATCACTTGGAGCAACTGAGTCAATGTACATCCACTAAAGTCTTTGCTTTTgccactgactgactgaagattgttattttaagtctcTCACAATGGGAGGGAAGAACCCTTCTGCTTGATCTGATCTGTTTGCTACTGTGTCTAACCAAGTCTGGCTAAAGAAGAAGAATATAGGAATCATGTATAGGTATTCTTCTTTTGTGGGGAAGAGTTTACAGCACCCACAGGAACCCACTCTGGGGACCTCTGGCAAGATTTCTGAACGAGATTATTCCTCTCAGTAGCTCTCGTTTAAAACTACACCAATTAAActttaaaacttaaaacatgTGGGAAAAGGTCCATCTTAAAGTTTCCTTTTTAAGTTTAAGAACTCCATTTGCTGTTCACTGGAAACTGATACCATGTCAGTGCACATGTTTACAAATAATCTCAAAATCCGTTTTCTTAGGGTTAAGCTATTTATTTAGTTGGTTGTACACTCAATCCTTTTTGTTCTTCTTCTCATAAAGATTCTCAAAAAGTATCCTTTGTTTTGAAACATGTTCTGTAATACAGTTTGCTTGTTTGCCTGCCTGCTGATATGTTTCTCTATGAATAATTTAACATGTACAGTATAAACTTTTGCCCAAAGAAAATCTAATAATTTAAAGATcttgcacatttttttgtgtctagTGTCTCAAGGACCTGAAGCAAAGATTTATGCAGAAGAAAGAGCGGTATGAAAAGTTGGCGTCCTTCAGTGAGATGAAGGAGGTTTTGGAGaatctgaagaaaacaatggcctGGTGTTTGGTAAGAGTTCAGAACTGcgtaaaacagattaaaaatcatacatttaatatgctatttaatatttaatctgCTTTTTGTAATACATTCTGAAGagtgtggaaaaaatatgaaaaaaacctTAATGAAAGAATATTTTGACTATATTTGACTATATTTTCTTTGTTACATAATTTTCAGGTCAGAGACATGGAGCAGTCTGTACAGCAGTTGAAGGAAGACATTGAACAAGAAAAGAATAATTTCAAACATCTGGAAAACTTTCAGCTTGTTCAGGTGTTTATATTCTGTTGATTATATATGTCTATTTATAAAACTCTTCTTCAAACCTTTACCACCATATAAACCTTCTGTCTTCACTTATATGCGTGCAGGAAATGTCTTCCACTACACAAAAGCTTGCATGTCATTGGTTTTTAGAGGTTTGTCTCTAAAGGTGCACTCgctctttttttctgatctCTCACTCAGACGAAGGTCACACAAGTAGAAAAGAAGTTTCAGTGCGTTAAAAGCAGAGTTGACGGTCTGAGGAAGGAACAAGAGTCTCTATCAGAGGACAGTCTGAAGTTGAAGGAGCAAATGAAGGTCATCAGCAAAGCTCACAAGGAACAGGAGGTACTGATTGTGAAATGTGATAACTATGTCAAGTGTGAATCAGTTGTTTTTGCTAAAGTGACATCTTTTTCCACAGCTGGTTTATTTCCGGGCTCTGAACAAACTCAAACAGTCAGAGCGGGAGCAAAACCTTCTTCAGGAGAAAATTAACAAGGCAAAAATAAGGTAGGGGGgtagaaatattaaaatcttTACCATTATGTCATATCATGAGATTTATGGATAGAAGGGACATAAATCAGCACAGCATGGTCAGAGCAGCAGCATACTTCCTTATAAGCGAATTTGCGTCGATTGTCGAGCACGTTGAGGTGAGGTTTTGCAGAAGCAGTAGAGCGTAAAAAGTATGGAGAGGCGTCTTTTGTGGAGTTGCTTTTGTGCCACATCTCTGTTACCATCTGGCTAGAGACGAATTGAGGATTGATGGATTTAATTGCTGCAAATTTCTGTTGGTGAAACAACATTATATAGAATTGGAATATTTTGCATTTGACCACACTTATATTTTCAGCGTGCAATTCACTTTTATAATACTGCAGTAAATATGAACAGCTGTAAGCAAAGGTGTCAACTTTTTATCATAAGTAGTCACAAAAAAATCATTGCGTAGAGCCACACAGCAagcaagtgcagcaacacaagacatagcaagccagctaatattacttacAAGTCCAACAGCATGAAGAACTGCCTGCAGCTTTTTTATCTCACGAAGCTCTTAAAGTTAGTCTGAGATTTACTTTTGCCCAGCAGCCTCTTGCTCAgtcactctctcctttttcttttcttatttttctccgtAACATCCTCTGCAGCCTATTCGAGCTCTATTTTCATGGTTGTGTCCGAATCTGCTGACACCAATTGCCGCTTTGCTTTGGACCAGTCAAATCACAGCCAGCAATGTCCCTTCTATCCTATTCTAGTTCTATGCTTCATACAAATGCATACGTTCAGTTGAGATGttattctttctctctttgttttcagCGTTACCCTGAGCAATGAGGAAGAGacagaatttacaaaaaatcAGGAGAAAATATCAAGTCTTAAAGAGCAGCTTGCAGAGCTCGAGAATAACTGCTCGCAGCTGAACGAagagatcaaaaacaaacatcaagcacttttcaaaggAAAGGAAGAACGGGACAAGCTGAGGTATAAAGAAACTATATTTGCTTTTATATCGATGTGCTGTGGTATGAGTCCAGTTTATCTGCAGCTCTGTTGTTTCTGACTAgattggaggaaaaaaacatccacTCTTTGTACCAGTCCAAACTGAGGAGGAAGAATCAGGTCCTCGCCAGTCGATCCAACAAACTGAAGCGGTTTGGAGATCACGTGCCCGACCTGCTGGGAGCTATTGCTGAGGCGCACACCACAGGACGCTTTCTCAAGAGACCTGTTGGTCCAATAGGTGAATTTTTTAGTAAATCCTGAAAAAgtagtttgtaaaaaaaagtagttttggCATTCGGTGCTTTAACTGAGTGAAAAAGATAAAAGATGACATTAAAGGATCCACtatcgttttaaaaaaaactctttataGATAATTTGGTTTACTTGCAGTGAAGATAAAttccacatacagtcatggaaaaaaatattagaccacccttgttttcttcaatttcttgttcattttaatacctggtacaactcaaggtacatttgtttgggaaaATATAACGATATCAACAAaattagctcataagagtttaatttaggggCTGATgtccagacattttccatggttttctcgataattatgattatcaagaaaacatggaaaatggctagatatcagctagcTATCAGATATcaggtctaataattttttccataactgtaggTAATTTGGTTTACTTGCAGTGAAGATAAATTCCACATATTGTATTTGAGAGTCTGTGTTCGCTCTCAGGGGCGTGCATCAGTTTGAAGGATCCCATGTTGGCGGTGGCCGTGGAGTGCTGCCTGCGGAGCTTCGTGAAGGCTTTCTGTTGTGACAACTACAAGGATGAGGCGGTCCTCCAGGAGCTGATGTGTCGATATTACCCAAAGGGCAACAGGCCGCAGATCATCGTCAGCCCGTTCTCTGAGAAACTTTACAACATTCATGGACGGTCAGCAGCAGCATTTCAcatttgttgactttttttctgacacattttaatgcgATATTTTGTTatctttctttgcttttttttttaggaaagcACACCATCCAGAATACCCGTCTGTGCTGGACATAATCTCAGCAAAAAGCCCGGTCATCATTAACTCCCTGATTGACATGAGGGGAATAGAATCAATTCTCATAATCAAAGTTAGTTTGTCTtttaatgtactgtatgttgatGCTGTTTATTACACAGAACTGTTTTGGGATTAATGAAGTATCTGACCTGTTTTTATATCAAAGGAAAAAGATAAAGCGAGGAGGGTCATGCAGCAAGGCCGGCCTCCTAAAAACTGCCGTGAAGCGTTCACTGCTGAGGGAGACCAGGTGTATCCAAACCGGTATTACACCTCCGACTTCAGCATGGCCAAATATCTGGGCGCGGACCTCGAGACTGAAATAAGGTAACTAAGATATATTTcaaaattaatttgagatgcaggtcagcactgtgtgtcaagttgttctagtTATAAATCTGTACTAAACAAACATTCTAATAATTTGAGTTAATTAATAACAGTTTAGAAAATTATGATATGTTTATATGGAGGCATTTTCCATGCTCAGGTATGTCTCATAAATTACTGTAGCATTTTTTGGGTTGCTGCCATTTACACAAATTGCAAGCCTTTACCATTTTTTGAAGTTAAgacatttggttaaaaataaataaatggtgcAAAATCCCTCTGGAACACGatattaagacaccaagaccttgaggaagcAATTGGATGATGAGCACTTCTGTTTTGGCAATTGCTCCAGATACCTAGAGGAGCCATACATTCTCTGAATGCTCAAGGTTTctagtttgtgtttgtaaagtttcattaggcccctttcatagtgccgtcccgcaaatgtccctTCCCATGTGGCATGTCAAAAGCCTGTTCatgttgttgtgaaaatgtattattatgctgatgtgctgaggtttttttcatgcttttttcctcctttcctctcctcgcgtgtgctgtatttctctctcttctcaccctgtcgtcctgtcctgtttaccttCGTCATattgattgtttgtgtgtgttgtatacgtTTGGATAGGATGATGGCCAATTTCGTTGTGctgtacttgttactctgtgcaatgacaataaagggtttattcattatattacaggaaagatctgtgctggcttttccccttagggcgttcatagtgatcccgcgaaggcgtgatattctaccctttcatagtgcagtacGGCGTCGCGgaaggaggtgggaggagatgaTAGTGGGAGTGGACGGTAGTGGGAATGGACGATAGTGGGAGTGGACGATAGTGGGAGTGGACGATAGTGACGtacgacagagcagcagcagtgctgcacggTAGCACAGTGCttataggctacacagttagctctgtagcagtacaata from the Centropristis striata isolate RG_2023a ecotype Rhode Island chromosome 16, C.striata_1.0, whole genome shotgun sequence genome contains:
- the smc6 gene encoding structural maintenance of chromosomes protein 6 is translated as MSKRKGKVISDATAVKSRKLTAVSIEGAPDETNHQRPSSSSFTPSTTGDIGLIECITLKNFMCHHLLGPFQFGPNVNFIVGNNGSGKSAILTALMVGLGGKATVTNRGASLKDFVKTSESSAAITIRLKNRGPDAYKRDAYGDSIFIEHRIFTDGSRTCKLKSKSGQLISNKKEELATILDHFNIQLDNPVSILSQEMSKQFLHSKSESDKYKFFMKATLLEQMKRDYIHIKHTKTVTRQQVERQEECLKDLKQRFMQKKERYEKLASFSEMKEVLENLKKTMAWCLVRDMEQSVQQLKEDIEQEKNNFKHLENFQLVQTKVTQVEKKFQCVKSRVDGLRKEQESLSEDSLKLKEQMKVISKAHKEQELVYFRALNKLKQSEREQNLLQEKINKAKISVTLSNEEETEFTKNQEKISSLKEQLAELENNCSQLNEEIKNKHQALFKGKEERDKLRLEEKNIHSLYQSKLRRKNQVLASRSNKLKRFGDHVPDLLGAIAEAHTTGRFLKRPVGPIGACISLKDPMLAVAVECCLRSFVKAFCCDNYKDEAVLQELMCRYYPKGNRPQIIVSPFSEKLYNIHGRKAHHPEYPSVLDIISAKSPVIINSLIDMRGIESILIIKEKDKARRVMQQGRPPKNCREAFTAEGDQVYPNRYYTSDFSMAKYLGADLETEISMLESDLENLQAQLSRFQLHVTSVNEDIERMESQLNNTIATLKKTQASVNQVKATISELETAGEEQIHDISSLEEVAEENRQKIEAEKQTVHEAKAELDKHQKTVDDIEAKYSSVREQIDQLSEDTEPLKDEQLKLETEGAKHERNLKMLENKLKAHAENIQTMRSGLVQREEELQEYVAKATEISPDRQQVTGTTKSIDTEITRLKKKIKVLESTNGDHDKVVREYAEALALYREKTNQVRDLRRFTDRLDHIMSDRQNRYKILRRSLSVRCKLYFNNFLIKLNCCGSMIFDHNNETLSISVKPPGREDDGMSDMRSLSGGERSFSTVCFMLSLWEITESPFRCLDEFDVYMDMHNRRISLDLLLELSERQHLRQFIFVTPLATSNLPKSKLIKIHQLQDPERVRRETVDDEETKPKES